Below is a genomic region from Candidatus Cloacimonadota bacterium.
GCCCGCACACATACATGCTGACCTTGTTTTTTTCAATGGGAACAAACTTATCTTTTTTACCGGTAAGGGTATTGTAAATTTTTAAACTCATATCTATTTTCCTTGATTATTCTGTTTATATGAAAGTTTTTGTAAACCAAACAGCGAGTTTCATTCTTTGTTGTGGGCAAACCGAGGTGACCAGATTATTATAGAAGATGGCCAGGTCTGCCCGTGGCAGTTATTAAAATAACGGTGTGGGCAGCAATTCCCTCACCTCTTCCTGCAAACCCAAGACCTTCAGTTGTTGTGGCCTTTACATTGACACTGTTTGAAGATATTTTTAAAACAGAGGCAATTTTCTCTTCCATCTCTCTCTTAAAAGGCATAAGTTTTGGAGCCTCTGCAAAAATTGTGCAGTCAATATTAACGATTGAAAACCCTTTTTTCAAAAGAGAATCCAAACACCTTTTCAGAAGAATCAGACTGGAAATATCTTTAAATTCCGGATCTGAATCAGGAAAATGATGGCCTATATCCCCGAGTCCTGCAGCTCCAAGCATGGCATCACACACAGAATGCACAAGCACATCAGCATCTGAATGACCTTTTAACCCCTTTTGAAAAGGAATTGTAACTCCTCCCAGTACAAGAACACGCCCTCTGACCAGTTTGTGTACATCATATCCTGACCCGATTCTCATATTTATAACATCACTCCTTAATAATTAGTAGTTCCAATCCGCATGGCTTACTGGAATGGTGAATTATGAATGGTGAATTATGAATTTTGAATTTTGAATTGTGAATTGTGAATTATCTTTTGCCATAATTTTTGCCTTTTGAAGTTATAATGATTGAAGCAATAATTTTATTCAATTCAGAAACATCATTAATAATTGATTGATTGATATTGTTCTTTTTTTAAATATTCAGATTGAAAGAGTAATTCTATCCAATAGTCTGTTTCATTGGCTTTTTTTTGGGCAATTGCCATTTTATGAATAAAATCAGCCTTGCTCTCTGCATGTTCCGCCTCACGCACCAAAGCCCCAATAGCCGTTCCACTTCGAAGCAGTTGTTTACTCAATACAAATTCCTTTTTATCAACAAGAAATTTATACAGTTTCACAATCCGCAATGCAAAAATAAAACTCTTATCTCTAATAATATTTGGTTTCTTTTCATTCATAATTCATAATTCATAATTCACATCACTTCGGATTGTTTTTTTTAACAGTAGCATAAACTGTGCTTTTTTTCTGAAAGCATAACTATTAACTATAATAGCTAAATCAAAAAAAGTCAAAATTAATGAACTCATCCTGGATATTTGCCCTAAGCCCTTTTTACGTCAAAAGCATCTGTATGTTGTGGTTAAGCGGTGCAAAAATACGGTATGTGGTATCCGATTCTTTATAACAAATATCCAGAACTCATCATAAAAAACAAAAAAAACAACTTATTATTGACATTGTATTCTGGGAATGTAATTTAAAAACTTTTTATATGAAACTCCATATAACTTTTTAAAATCATGGAGTTTCATTCTTTATAACTTTTTAAAATCATGGAGTTTCATTCTTTGTTGTGGGCAAGCTGAAGTGAAAAACCAGATCTGCCCGTGGCAGTTTATATGAAAGTCCGTCCAAGCGACTGCAATGATAGACTTTCTAAATT
It encodes:
- a CDS encoding four helix bundle protein is translated as MNEKKPNIIRDKSFIFALRIVKLYKFLVDKKEFVLSKQLLRSGTAIGALVREAEHAESKADFIHKMAIAQKKANETDYWIELLFQSEYLKKEQYQSINY
- the ispF gene encoding 2-C-methyl-D-erythritol 2,4-cyclodiphosphate synthase is translated as MRIGSGYDVHKLVRGRVLVLGGVTIPFQKGLKGHSDADVLVHSVCDAMLGAAGLGDIGHHFPDSDPEFKDISSLILLKRCLDSLLKKGFSIVNIDCTIFAEAPKLMPFKREMEEKIASVLKISSNSVNVKATTTEGLGFAGRGEGIAAHTVILITATGRPGHLL